Proteins from a genomic interval of Rubinisphaera italica:
- a CDS encoding DUF1559 domain-containing protein, with translation MMNLRHPGTRRGFTLIELLVVIAIIAILVALLLPAVQQAREAARRSSCKNNLKQIGLAMHNYHDVYRCLPYRSGGTDTCGSISTSIGTRRSGNCNRLSGFYSLLPFIEQNALFDAISAGDPSIPISPGGPGGWESWSVWNNAVIPGYLCPSDPGYSVSDPRSNSYVFCVGDNASGINGSNVRGMFGRRSKVKFRDVTDGLSNTIAMGEHVRANAGVSTTGNRNRIRQSIVNEVTPLTPSNCKATVVNGQFSAGLPVKARHGGSLWDGQAERCAFGTILAPNNPSCSNGNNPNADNGTAILTASSEHKGGAQFLMGDGSVRFISENIDAGNANASPPGGGSSVQTPYGVWGSLGTKQGGEVVGEF, from the coding sequence ATGATGAACTTGAGACACCCCGGAACTAGACGTGGGTTTACGCTGATCGAGTTGCTAGTAGTGATCGCGATTATAGCAATCTTGGTTGCTCTTCTTTTACCAGCTGTGCAGCAGGCCCGAGAGGCGGCTCGTCGAAGTTCGTGCAAGAACAATTTGAAGCAGATCGGATTGGCAATGCACAATTATCACGATGTCTACCGCTGTCTGCCTTATCGTTCAGGTGGGACAGACACCTGCGGAAGTATCAGTACATCAATCGGCACTCGCCGCAGCGGGAACTGTAATCGACTGAGTGGATTTTATTCCCTCCTGCCATTCATTGAGCAAAACGCTCTGTTTGATGCCATCAGTGCTGGCGATCCCAGTATTCCCATTTCACCGGGTGGACCGGGAGGCTGGGAAAGTTGGTCGGTCTGGAATAATGCTGTCATCCCGGGATATTTGTGTCCGTCAGATCCTGGCTACAGTGTCAGCGACCCCCGTTCAAACAGTTATGTTTTCTGCGTAGGAGACAACGCGAGCGGCATCAACGGCAGTAATGTGCGAGGGATGTTCGGCAGAAGGTCAAAAGTCAAGTTCCGAGATGTAACCGATGGCCTGAGTAATACGATTGCGATGGGCGAACACGTTCGTGCCAATGCAGGAGTTTCAACCACAGGCAACCGAAATCGAATTCGTCAATCGATTGTCAATGAAGTGACTCCACTGACACCCTCGAATTGCAAAGCGACCGTCGTCAACGGTCAGTTTTCGGCTGGACTTCCTGTGAAAGCCCGACATGGAGGTTCACTGTGGGATGGTCAGGCCGAACGTTGTGCATTCGGCACAATCCTGGCTCCTAATAATCCTTCCTGCTCAAACGGTAATAATCCCAACGCAGACAACGGGACTGCAATATTAACCGCTTCCAGCGAACACAAAGGCGGTGCTCAGTTCTTAATGGGTGATGGCTCCGTCCGTTTTATCAGTGAAAATATCGATGCTGGTAACGCGAATGCCTCGCCTCCCGGAGGGGGATCAAGTGTCCAGACCCCTTATGGAGTCTGGGGATCACTCGGCACCAAACAGGGTGGTGAAGTTGTCGGAGAATTTTAG
- a CDS encoding Gfo/Idh/MocA family protein has product MQRRQFTLGSFGLAWGVITNWGLQALDANVDAKVYRVGVIGHTGRGNFGHGLDTVWHDVDRTEIVAVADANEEGLQREVSKLKLDAKAGFIDYHEMLQKVRPEIVAVCPCHPDQHHAMIIAAIEGGAKGIYVEKPFVRTLKEVDEVLAAAKKHNVKIAVAHRNRYRSELQTIDRLIAADEIGKLLEIRGRGKCDPRGGAEDLWVLGSHVLNLMTYFGGAPKSCSAVMQQDGHLVTKQDVHDGPEAIGPIAGNELHVRYLFDSGVVGYFESIANGGIGSHGFGLQLIGSKGIIELRCDETDFAHLIPGNPFAPSQNGKPWLKISSAGADLPEPNPKHVSGVQHHQVPCEDLISAIEEDRDPLCSAKEAAQTVEMISAVFESHRQNGRTISFPLEVRVNPLTLMN; this is encoded by the coding sequence ATGCAACGACGTCAATTTACACTCGGAAGTTTTGGGCTCGCCTGGGGTGTTATTACGAACTGGGGATTGCAGGCTCTGGATGCAAATGTCGATGCTAAAGTTTATCGAGTCGGTGTGATTGGGCATACCGGGCGGGGGAATTTTGGGCATGGATTGGATACGGTCTGGCATGATGTTGATCGAACAGAAATCGTTGCGGTCGCGGATGCCAATGAGGAAGGATTACAGCGGGAGGTGTCCAAACTGAAACTCGATGCCAAAGCAGGCTTTATCGACTACCACGAGATGCTGCAGAAAGTTCGTCCTGAGATTGTGGCGGTCTGTCCGTGTCACCCTGATCAGCATCATGCAATGATCATTGCGGCTATTGAAGGGGGAGCGAAAGGAATTTATGTCGAAAAGCCTTTCGTCCGAACGCTCAAAGAAGTAGACGAAGTACTGGCCGCAGCGAAGAAACACAACGTAAAAATAGCAGTCGCGCATCGGAATCGATATCGCAGTGAATTACAGACGATTGATCGGCTCATTGCAGCTGACGAGATCGGCAAGTTGCTTGAGATTCGAGGACGAGGGAAATGCGATCCCCGTGGCGGCGCAGAAGATTTGTGGGTTCTCGGTTCGCACGTCTTAAATTTGATGACTTATTTTGGAGGTGCTCCGAAATCTTGTTCTGCGGTTATGCAGCAGGATGGTCATCTCGTTACGAAGCAGGATGTGCATGACGGACCAGAAGCAATTGGTCCCATCGCAGGAAACGAACTTCATGTACGATACCTGTTTGATTCAGGAGTCGTTGGATATTTTGAATCGATTGCAAACGGAGGCATTGGCAGCCACGGGTTCGGCCTGCAATTGATTGGATCAAAAGGCATAATTGAACTTCGCTGCGATGAAACCGACTTTGCTCATCTGATTCCTGGCAATCCGTTCGCACCCTCTCAAAATGGGAAACCCTGGTTGAAGATCAGTTCGGCCGGAGCAGATCTCCCGGAGCCGAATCCCAAGCATGTTTCCGGGGTTCAACATCATCAGGTTCCCTGTGAAGACTTGATATCGGCCATCGAGGAAGATCGCGATCCTCTTTGCAGTGCTAAAGAAGCAGCCCAGACTGTCGAAATGATTTCTGCTGTTTTTGAGTCTCACCGTCAGAATGGACGAACCATTTCATTCCCCCTGGAAGTGCGAGTGAACCCATTGACGCTCATGAATTAA
- a CDS encoding TolC family protein has protein sequence MDQTLITESRKTQRFFRGESVFIAITLILTFSGCSQQFWRKQADKDTYRILDEKESDPRWDNPRKILTPDPRSRFFDPYPPDHEAMPPDDPAAAADMQRPDGIPGYKGWHKYGRALSVENPIWLANFEFTPEMVDEATGEYICPLPKIENLTILDAVELSYLNGREYQFQLEQTYLAALALTLERFRFQVRYLGIGGGEPGSGLTYENVPGVQDSLRNNSRFGVSQLLPTGGQWAMELANNTLWIFSGPNAGTNSASILSYRLVQPLLLNAGRKIALEGLTQAERDVLYSVRDLARFRKSLFVDTVGGGYLGLLTQMQSIRNQEYNISQLERQVIELRVNAGAPPGNLGAELETLPVELVIPDSLADKVRFDEIQKELVWSGAMSAEQAQELTSLSDDELFLKTARELVQYLRSEVTPFDVIQIESRLASSRINLLTSRQRYQESLDSYKIQLGLPPDFEMTIDDSGLEQFELIAPLFERLLGEIEASIAIIGLLDNQAPDLEQTKLALTELERLYKILIEEGIPLVNIDAEKVQQNKPERLANIKDEETRDRILSTMVRDAEQLVNLKGEISALSRSFDRIRKYLEQGESDQDSLVKAIEETLDLREDLLVKAQGMQVIQVGLRSELIDINRYEFNLNDSIGLALENRLDLMNQRGSVMDARRTVDVIANRLKSAVDVVVEGDIRTEPGTSRPFDFSGQSSSHRVGVQFTAPLDQVAERNQYRAAQVNYQRARRDYMEFEDNVKLQIRTSWRDLQVLEQNLETARQSLRINVLQYDQAVEESNAPGGNTNSGVRGRNLIDALNNILDSQNRLVLIWANYERSRLAIYRDMGIMEIDEQGMWIDPFYQRLYDSQDAGIDSGIGIEPNQFCPPLTPAGEIDLTLLPLSETKLTGPNDYGNDSSGKNESGSDVGFEHADVPGIPPASQEERPFVADPLRWSPGAGFGDDVRDGGVSDLRGPDFFRELGGISQSDSGRKVPLVPASEQHGRFVVPE, from the coding sequence ATGGATCAGACTCTAATAACAGAGAGCAGGAAGACTCAGCGATTCTTTCGTGGAGAATCCGTATTCATAGCAATTACACTGATCCTTACATTTTCTGGCTGCTCGCAACAGTTCTGGCGAAAACAGGCAGACAAGGATACTTACCGAATTCTGGACGAAAAGGAATCCGATCCGCGCTGGGACAATCCGCGAAAGATTCTCACGCCCGATCCCCGGAGTCGCTTTTTCGATCCCTATCCACCCGACCATGAAGCCATGCCACCGGATGATCCGGCTGCGGCTGCCGACATGCAAAGACCTGACGGCATTCCCGGCTACAAAGGCTGGCATAAGTATGGACGTGCTCTTAGCGTCGAAAATCCCATCTGGCTGGCAAATTTCGAATTCACACCGGAAATGGTCGATGAAGCAACGGGCGAATACATCTGCCCCCTGCCCAAAATCGAGAATTTGACAATCCTCGATGCCGTCGAACTGAGTTACCTGAATGGTCGGGAATATCAGTTCCAACTGGAGCAAACTTATCTGGCGGCATTGGCACTCACGCTGGAACGTTTTCGCTTTCAGGTTCGTTATCTTGGAATCGGTGGAGGTGAACCGGGAAGCGGTTTAACTTATGAGAATGTACCGGGTGTGCAGGATTCGCTGCGAAATAATTCCCGATTTGGCGTGAGTCAACTCTTGCCGACAGGCGGTCAATGGGCGATGGAACTGGCCAATAATACCTTATGGATTTTTTCAGGTCCTAATGCCGGTACAAACTCAGCCAGTATCCTTTCGTACCGACTCGTGCAGCCTTTGCTGCTAAACGCCGGACGTAAAATTGCCCTTGAAGGTTTAACGCAAGCCGAACGAGATGTGCTGTACTCCGTACGAGACTTGGCTCGATTTCGGAAATCATTGTTCGTCGATACCGTTGGCGGTGGCTATCTGGGACTGCTCACACAGATGCAAAGTATTCGCAATCAGGAATACAACATCAGCCAGTTGGAACGACAGGTCATCGAACTCCGTGTTAATGCCGGGGCTCCTCCAGGAAACCTTGGAGCTGAACTCGAAACCTTGCCTGTTGAGCTTGTGATTCCTGATTCTCTGGCTGATAAAGTCCGGTTTGACGAAATCCAAAAAGAACTGGTTTGGTCGGGAGCAATGTCGGCTGAACAGGCACAGGAATTAACATCTTTGAGTGACGACGAACTGTTTCTCAAAACTGCACGAGAACTCGTTCAATATCTTCGCAGTGAAGTCACGCCATTTGATGTCATTCAGATTGAATCTCGCCTGGCCAGTTCCCGCATCAACTTGCTGACATCACGTCAGCGATATCAGGAAAGCCTGGATTCCTATAAAATTCAACTCGGCTTGCCACCCGATTTCGAAATGACAATAGACGATTCCGGTCTCGAACAATTCGAATTGATCGCCCCGCTCTTTGAACGACTTCTTGGCGAAATTGAAGCCTCGATCGCTATCATTGGCCTGCTTGATAACCAAGCCCCGGATCTTGAGCAAACGAAGCTGGCACTGACTGAACTCGAGAGACTATATAAGATTCTAATTGAGGAAGGTATTCCTCTGGTGAATATCGATGCCGAGAAAGTTCAGCAGAATAAACCAGAACGACTAGCCAATATCAAAGATGAAGAAACTCGCGACCGTATTCTAAGCACAATGGTTCGCGATGCTGAACAACTCGTGAACCTCAAGGGGGAGATCTCTGCTCTTTCTCGCTCCTTCGATCGAATTCGTAAATATTTGGAACAGGGGGAATCTGATCAGGATTCTCTCGTAAAGGCCATCGAAGAAACTCTGGATTTGCGTGAAGACCTCCTGGTCAAAGCTCAAGGAATGCAGGTGATCCAGGTCGGATTGCGTTCTGAATTGATCGATATCAACCGTTACGAATTCAATCTGAATGATTCCATCGGGCTGGCTCTGGAAAATCGGCTCGATTTGATGAATCAACGTGGTAGTGTGATGGATGCCCGCCGAACGGTTGATGTGATTGCCAATCGACTGAAATCCGCGGTGGATGTTGTTGTTGAAGGGGATATTCGTACAGAGCCTGGCACGAGCAGACCGTTCGACTTTAGTGGACAAAGCAGCAGTCACCGAGTAGGAGTTCAGTTTACTGCCCCATTAGATCAGGTTGCAGAGCGAAACCAATACAGGGCGGCGCAGGTTAATTATCAGAGAGCTCGACGGGATTACATGGAATTCGAGGATAATGTGAAGCTCCAGATCCGGACTTCATGGAGAGATTTGCAGGTTTTAGAGCAAAATTTGGAAACAGCACGTCAATCTTTACGTATCAATGTGTTACAATATGATCAAGCTGTTGAAGAATCGAATGCTCCGGGTGGGAACACGAACTCGGGGGTTCGGGGTCGAAACCTGATTGATGCTCTTAACAATATTCTCGATTCCCAAAACCGTCTTGTCCTAATTTGGGCAAATTACGAGCGATCGCGACTTGCGATTTATCGTGATATGGGAATTATGGAAATAGATGAACAGGGCATGTGGATTGATCCGTTTTACCAACGGCTATACGATTCCCAAGACGCCGGTATCGATTCCGGTATCGGAATCGAACCCAACCAGTTCTGCCCTCCACTGACACCTGCAGGTGAAATTGACCTCACCCTCCTGCCACTGAGTGAGACTAAACTCACAGGACCGAACGATTATGGCAACGACAGCTCCGGAAAAAATGAATCGGGATCCGATGTCGGATTCGAACACGCAGACGTTCCCGGAATACCACCAGCCTCGCAAGAAGAGCGGCCGTTTGTGGCTGATCCTTTGCGGTGGAGTCCTGGTGCTGGTTTCGGGGACGATGTACGCGATGGGGGCGTTTCAGACCTCCGAGGACCCGACTTCTTCCGAGAACTCGGCGGCATCTCCCAATCAGACTCCGGCAGAAAAGTCCCCCTGGTACCAGCCTCTGAACAACATGGTCGGTTCGTGGTTCCCGAGTAG
- a CDS encoding efflux RND transporter periplasmic adaptor subunit — MVGSWFPSSSSLPANVITKPVSRGKFRITINERGFLDSQRNETLTCEVPGSTTIISIVDEGVSVKEGDVVVELDSSSLQEKARQQEIDVTQAEAKLSTAKENLEIQKTQNTSDIAFVELSLELAELDYNKYIEGELPQERDKITGQIRLKEEQLARKRESYEFTKRLAKKGYRSQSDLEAERIAVTQAEIELRVEQENFRVLENFTSKRTIRELEADATEFVRELDRVKRQASAALSKAEAEYQSALLTLEVEKEKYNEWLQHIEFCTLKAPQDGQIVYANASSGSRRGGSSEPEIYEGATVRERQALLKIPDLTKMKIDARIHESMISKLDLGLPVIIRADAQPGEVFNGVVSQISSVPLSGSFPNQDIKEYQIAVNLTDPPERVRLLRPGISAEFEVVVDDRDNVLQIPVQAVVQVGRDYYAWVVKGKSVERRKIKVANSNDTDLELLEGVNQGENVIMSPRSLFADEITQLEEVRIAELAENGEDDSANVQTESSKPKADRKGGADKPKGNRPAGGPGGGDPAAFFQRMDKDGDEALSKSELPEPMQAMFDTADSDSNGSLSLDEWKAVAAKRNR; from the coding sequence ATGGTCGGTTCGTGGTTCCCGAGTAGTTCCTCACTTCCTGCAAATGTGATTACGAAACCGGTCTCGCGCGGTAAATTTCGGATAACGATCAACGAACGAGGTTTTCTCGATAGCCAGCGTAACGAAACACTCACGTGCGAGGTTCCCGGATCGACTACCATCATCTCGATTGTCGATGAAGGGGTTTCTGTGAAAGAGGGAGACGTCGTTGTCGAACTGGATTCTTCTTCTCTTCAAGAAAAAGCCCGGCAGCAGGAAATTGATGTCACTCAGGCCGAAGCCAAACTGTCGACTGCTAAAGAGAATCTCGAAATCCAAAAAACACAAAATACTTCGGACATTGCTTTCGTCGAACTCTCTCTCGAATTAGCGGAACTTGATTACAACAAATACATCGAAGGAGAGTTGCCTCAGGAACGCGACAAAATTACAGGACAGATTCGCCTCAAGGAAGAACAACTCGCCCGTAAAAGGGAATCCTACGAGTTCACCAAACGGCTCGCCAAAAAGGGATACCGCAGTCAGTCCGACCTGGAAGCAGAGCGAATCGCAGTTACTCAGGCCGAAATTGAATTACGCGTTGAACAGGAAAATTTTCGCGTTTTGGAAAACTTCACTTCTAAGCGGACAATACGTGAACTTGAAGCCGACGCAACAGAATTCGTGCGTGAACTCGACCGCGTCAAACGTCAGGCCAGTGCCGCACTCTCGAAAGCGGAAGCTGAATATCAATCGGCTCTGCTGACACTTGAAGTTGAAAAAGAAAAATACAACGAATGGCTTCAGCATATTGAGTTTTGCACCCTCAAAGCTCCGCAGGATGGCCAGATCGTTTACGCCAACGCCTCCAGTGGATCCCGTCGTGGTGGTTCCTCCGAACCAGAAATTTACGAAGGGGCAACCGTTCGCGAACGTCAGGCACTGCTGAAAATTCCCGATCTGACAAAAATGAAAATCGATGCCCGAATTCATGAATCGATGATCAGCAAACTCGATTTAGGTCTGCCAGTCATCATTCGAGCCGATGCCCAACCAGGTGAAGTCTTCAATGGCGTTGTTTCACAAATTTCCTCGGTTCCCCTTTCGGGCTCCTTTCCGAATCAAGACATCAAAGAGTATCAAATCGCTGTCAATCTGACAGATCCCCCTGAGCGGGTGAGATTACTTCGTCCAGGAATCTCCGCTGAGTTTGAGGTTGTGGTGGATGATCGTGACAACGTATTACAAATTCCCGTACAAGCTGTTGTTCAGGTTGGTCGCGATTACTATGCCTGGGTGGTGAAAGGGAAATCGGTCGAACGTCGAAAAATCAAAGTGGCCAATTCCAACGATACCGACCTCGAACTCCTCGAAGGCGTGAATCAGGGTGAGAATGTGATCATGTCACCACGGTCTTTGTTTGCAGATGAAATCACGCAACTCGAAGAAGTCCGCATCGCAGAACTGGCCGAAAATGGGGAAGACGATTCCGCAAACGTTCAAACCGAGTCCTCCAAACCGAAAGCAGATCGAAAAGGGGGGGCTGATAAACCTAAGGGCAATCGCCCTGCAGGTGGTCCTGGTGGTGGAGACCCTGCTGCCTTTTTCCAACGGATGGATAAAGATGGCGATGAGGCATTGAGCAAATCGGAATTGCCCGAACCAATGCAGGCCATGTTCGACACCGCCGACTCTGACTCCAATGGCTCACTCAGCCTGGACGAATGGAAAGCTGTGGCCGCTAAGCGAAATCGGTAA
- a CDS encoding ABC transporter ATP-binding protein: MAYAARLIDLTKHYHLGDVVVKALRGVSLDIPEGDFIAIMGSSGSGKSTMLNLMGALDRPTSGSYLLAGKDVATLNDDELSAIRNELIGFIFQSFHLIPQYTVLENILLPLQYRPNGEDISEKDEARAAYIADRVGLGDRLDHKPFQLSGGQQQRVAIARSLINDPQIIMADEPTGNLDSATGEEIMKLLKELNAEGRTIIMVTHEPEIAQQTKTQIYMKDGLIAGQGVFPGH, from the coding sequence ATGGCTTATGCTGCCCGCCTCATCGACTTGACCAAGCACTACCACTTAGGTGATGTCGTCGTGAAAGCCCTGCGGGGCGTCAGTCTGGATATCCCAGAAGGTGACTTCATCGCCATCATGGGATCTTCCGGAAGTGGTAAAAGTACAATGCTGAATCTGATGGGTGCTCTCGACCGTCCCACCTCAGGTTCTTATCTGCTGGCCGGTAAGGATGTCGCCACACTCAACGATGACGAACTCTCTGCCATCCGCAACGAACTGATTGGATTCATCTTCCAGTCCTTCCATTTGATTCCACAATATACGGTTCTGGAAAACATCCTGCTGCCCCTGCAGTACCGGCCCAACGGCGAGGATATCTCGGAAAAAGACGAAGCTCGAGCTGCCTACATCGCCGACCGTGTCGGTCTGGGAGATCGACTCGATCACAAACCGTTTCAGCTCTCCGGAGGACAACAGCAGCGCGTGGCCATCGCCCGTTCGCTGATTAACGATCCTCAAATCATTATGGCTGATGAACCGACCGGAAACCTCGACTCGGCAACCGGTGAGGAAATCATGAAACTTCTTAAAGAGCTCAATGCCGAAGGTCGTACCATTATCATGGTGACCCACGAACCTGAAATTGCCCAGCAAACTAAAACTCAAATCTACATGAAAGACGGCCTCATCGCCGGCCAGGGCGTTTTCCCAGGACACTGA
- the hisD gene encoding histidinol dehydrogenase — protein MIRLSDPDAERLFEELREKLSPQGNVVSAAGRQRTIELFGEPLTPQQVVERICAEVKSGGLKTVLEYTAKLDRKEIEPESFRVSAAELEEAHQKADPTYLKTIRQIRDNIHEFQSAILSRDVKVVRDFGQGRVELRQRYLPMKRVGICVPGGAAAYPSTLLMTAVPAQTAGVQEIAVVAPPTDFGSYNTDLLAACHELGVTEVYRAGGAQAVAAMAYGVEGLPQVDKIVGPGNLFVALAKRLVFGEVDIDSIAGPSEVIVLADESADPRFVASDLISQAEHSPGSAVLITWHEPLLKAVHAELDRQLGLLSRGDLARQSLEDYSTLILADSAEQAAITTDRLATEHLHISTADPEAMLKQVQNAGAIFLGHYTPVALGDYVAGPSHVLPTGGTARFANGLCANDFLKRSSIISYDKAALQHDADNVRLLADKEGLTAHRNSVDIRLQD, from the coding sequence ATGATTCGTCTTTCTGATCCCGATGCGGAGCGACTCTTTGAAGAGTTGCGGGAGAAGTTGAGCCCGCAGGGAAATGTGGTTTCTGCAGCCGGACGACAACGAACGATTGAATTGTTCGGAGAACCGCTGACTCCTCAACAGGTTGTCGAACGCATTTGTGCAGAGGTGAAATCTGGCGGATTGAAAACCGTTCTCGAATATACGGCTAAGCTCGATCGCAAAGAAATTGAACCGGAATCTTTTCGAGTCTCGGCTGCAGAACTTGAAGAGGCTCATCAAAAAGCAGACCCGACATATCTGAAAACAATTCGACAGATTCGAGACAATATCCACGAATTTCAATCGGCGATTCTGAGCAGAGATGTAAAGGTAGTCCGAGATTTCGGTCAGGGCCGTGTGGAATTGCGGCAACGCTATTTGCCGATGAAACGGGTTGGTATTTGTGTGCCTGGCGGTGCAGCTGCGTATCCTTCGACATTATTAATGACAGCAGTGCCGGCTCAGACAGCTGGCGTACAGGAAATTGCAGTCGTCGCTCCTCCTACAGATTTCGGCAGCTATAACACCGATCTGCTCGCTGCCTGTCATGAATTGGGAGTCACCGAAGTCTATCGGGCAGGGGGGGCACAAGCGGTCGCGGCGATGGCTTACGGCGTCGAAGGTTTGCCGCAGGTCGATAAAATTGTCGGACCTGGAAATCTGTTTGTCGCACTGGCGAAACGGCTTGTCTTTGGAGAGGTCGATATCGACAGCATCGCCGGCCCAAGTGAAGTGATTGTATTAGCCGATGAATCCGCCGATCCTCGTTTCGTCGCCAGCGATTTGATTTCACAAGCCGAGCACAGCCCCGGCTCAGCCGTGCTGATCACCTGGCACGAACCGCTGCTCAAAGCCGTCCATGCCGAATTGGATCGACAATTGGGACTGCTCTCTCGCGGCGATTTAGCTCGGCAATCTCTGGAGGATTACAGTACGTTGATCCTGGCAGACTCAGCAGAGCAAGCCGCGATAACCACCGATCGTCTTGCCACAGAACACTTGCACATTTCGACAGCTGATCCCGAAGCGATGCTTAAGCAAGTGCAGAACGCCGGAGCAATTTTCCTGGGGCATTATACGCCAGTTGCTTTAGGAGATTATGTCGCAGGTCCTTCACACGTTCTTCCGACTGGCGGAACCGCTCGTTTTGCCAACGGTTTGTGTGCCAACGACTTCCTGAAACGCTCGTCCATCATCTCCTACGATAAAGCTGCTCTCCAGCACGACGCGGATAATGTCCGCCTGCTGGCTGACAAAGAAGGCCTGACCGCTCATCGTAATAGTGTTGATATTCGATTGCAGGATTGA